The following coding sequences lie in one Glycine soja cultivar W05 chromosome 16, ASM419377v2, whole genome shotgun sequence genomic window:
- the LOC114390600 gene encoding kinesin-like protein KIN-14I — protein sequence MITDVPPSMTQNGRSSRYSFGSSNGNGDTPAQNGSAVINVDDYDSDSSNFAPSTPSTMSMAVPAELGGAVPLINRFQVDGFLKLMQKQIQSAGKHGFFSKRSVGPQVREKVTFEDMLSFQKDPIPTSLLKLNVDFVSRATKLFQIILKYMGIDPSDRVTPISLDERVELVGKLYKQSLKRPELRDELFVQISKQTRNNPERQYLIKAWELMYLCASSMSPSKDISSYLSEYIHNIANGVATDSEIQVLALNTLNALKHSVKAGPRHIIPGREEIEALLTGRKLTTIVFFLDETFEEITYDMSTTVANAVEELAGLIKLSTYSSFSLFECRKVVTGSKAPDLGNEEYIGLDANKYIGDLLAEFKAAKDRSKGEILHCKLIFKKKLFRESDEAVTEPMFVQLSYVQMQHDYILGNYPVGRDDAAQLSALQILAEIGFLSTPESCIDWNSLLERFLPRQISMTRAKREWEYDILSRYRSLENLTKDDARQQFLRILRALPYGNSVFFNVRKIDDPIGLLPGRIILGINKRGIHFFRPVPKEYLHSAELRDIMQFGSSNTAVFFKMRVAGVLHIFQFETKQGEEICVALQTHINDVMLRRYSKARSAAGGGSGSLNGDISNNSKTPNMELYEKRVQELSKHIEESKKNADQLLEELRVKQKQEEKMQEELDDLKESLKANKQNLDAVTSDRDSLVSLCNEKDKELQAAILDKRNMESRMAKLNNAVIENTAKKDLANAGNRQVTQKLEDELKVCKYELLSANETIESLKSEKLILEQKLSALEKRNAGEISSLKWKLEQERKVVKSEAYELERRLEGCRQELLTAKAIISVKDSEFDALQNNLKELEELREMKEDIDRKNEQTAAILKIQGAQLAEMESLYKEEQVLRKRYFNVIEDMKGKIRVYCRLRPLSEKEIVEKEREVLTAVDEFTVEYPWKDEKLKQYIYDRVFDANATQESVFEDTKYLVQSAVDGYNVCIFAYGQTGSGKTFTIYGSDINPGLTPRAIAELFRILRRDNNKYSFSLKAYMVELYQDTLIDLLLPKNGKPLKLDIKKDSTGMVVVENVTVMSISTIEELNSIIQRGSERRHISGTQMNDESSRSHLILSIVIESTNLQSQSVAKGKLSFVDLAGSERVKKSGSTGSQLKEAQSINKSLSALGDVISSLSSGGQHTPYRNHKLTMLMSDSLGGNAKTLMFVNVSPAESNLDETNNSLMYASRVRSIVNDPNKNVSSKEVARLKKLVAYWKQQAGRTLEYDDLEEIQDERPTKENGNGNR from the exons GTGGatggatttttaaaattaatgcagAAACAAATTCAATCTGCTGGGAAACATggatttttttctaaaagatcTGTAGGTCCCCAAGTTCGAGAAAAAGTTACATTTGAGGACATGTTGAGTTTTCAAAAG GATCCAATTCCAACATCATTGCTCAAGTTAAATGTTGATTTTGTAAGTAGGGCAACAAAATTATtccaaataattttgaaatatatgggAATTGATCCATCTGATCGTGTAACTCCAATAAGCTTAGATGAACGAGTTGAGCTTGTAGGGAAACTGTACAAGCAAAGTTTGAAACGACCAGAACTCCGAGATGaactttttgttcagatatcAAAGCAAACAAGAAATAACCCTGAGAG GCAATACTTGATTAAAGCATGGGAGCTCATGTATTTGTGTGCATCCTCAATGTCTCCCAGTAAAGATATTAGCAGTTATCTATCAGAATACATTCATAACATAGCAAATGGTGTGGCTACTGATTCTGAGATTCAAGTCCTTGCATTAAATACATTAAATGCTTTGAAACATTCTGTCAAGGCTGGTCCCAGACATATAATTCCTGGGCGTGAGGAGATTGAAGCTCTGTTGACTGGGAGAAAGCTTACAACTATAGTGTTCTTCCTAGATGAAACTTTTGAAGAAATTACGTATGACATGTCAACCACAGTTGCCAATGCTGTTGAG GAACTTGCAGGGCTCATTAAACTGTCAACTTACTCCAGCTTTAGTCTATTTGAATGTCGTAAAGTTGTTACTGGCTCCAAAGCACCTGATCTTGGGAATG AGGAGTACATTGGGTTAGATGCAAACAAATATATTGGGGATCTCCTGGCAGAATTTAAAGCTGCAAAGGATCGGAGTAAAGGAGAAATCTTGCACTGTAAACTGATATTCAAGAAAAAGTTATTTCGTGAGTCAGATGAAGCTGTGACAGAGCCTATGTTTGTGCAATTATCTTATGTACAG ATGCAACATGATTATATTTTGGGAAATTACCCTGTTGGAAGGGATGATGCTGCTCAGCTTTCTGCCTTACAAATCTTAGCTGAGATTGGATTTCTTAGCACACCAGAATCATGCAT TGACTGGAATTCACTTCTGGAGCGTTTCCTGCCCAGACAAATTTCAATGACACGAGCAAAACGGGAATGGGAGTATGACATTCTTTCTCGTTATCGTTCATTG GAGAATCTGACAAAAGATGATGCGCGACAACAATTTCTGCGTATATTGAGAGCACTTCCTTATGGAAATTCTGTTTTCTTCAATGTTCGCAAGATTGATGATCCTATTGGACTCTTACCTGGCCGGATAATTTTGGGAATTAATAAAAGAGGG ATTCATTTTTTCCGTCCAGTTCCTAAGGAATATTTGCACTCAGCTGAGTTGAGAGACATAATGCAATTTGGAAGCAGCAATACTGCAGTCTTTTTTAAAATGCGAGTTGCAGGTGTTCTCCACATATTCCAGTTTGAAACCAAGCAG GGAGAAGAAATTTGTGTAGCTCTTCAGACACACATAAATGATGTAATGCTGCGTCGCTATTCGAAAGCAAGATCAGCTGCTGGTGGTGGTAGTGGTTCTCTGAATGGAGACATTTCTAATAATTCTAAAACTCCTAATATGGAATTATATGAGAAGCGTGTTCAAGAATTGTCAAAACATATTGaagaatctaaaaaaaatgcTGATCAA tTGCTTGAAGAATTACGTGTGAAGCAAaaacaagaagagaaaatgcaagaagaattggatgACTTGAAAGAATCCTTAAAAGCCAATAAACAAAATTTGGATGCCGTTACAAGTGACCGTGATAGTCTTGTATCATTATGCAATGAAAAAGATAAGGAACTACAG GCTGCTATTCTAGACAAAAGGAATATGGAATCTAGGATGGCCAAGTTAAATAATGCGGTGATAGAGAACACTGCCAAAAAGGATCTTGCTAATGCTGGAAATAGACAA GTGACTCAAAAGCTTGAAGATGAGCTAAAAGTTTGTAAATATGAGCTGCTATCAGCCAACGAAACTATCGAAAGCTTGAAGAgtgaaaaattgattttggaacAGAAGTTATCTGCACTTGAAAAGAGGAATGCTGGAGag ATTAGTTCCCTTAAGTGGAAACTTGAGCAAGAACGCAAAGTTGTGAAGTCTGAAGCGTACGAGCTTGAAAGAAGGCTAGAAGGGTGTAGGCAAGAATTATTGACTGCTAAGGCTATCATTTCAGTCAAGGACTCTGAATTTGATGCATTGCAGAATAATTTGAAGGAGCTAGAAGAATTGAGAGAAATGAAAGAG GATATCGATAGAAAGAATGAACAGACAGCTGCCATACTGAAAATACAAGGGGCTCAATTAGCTGAAATGGAATCACTTTATAAGGAAGAACAGGTTTTAAGGAAGCGCTATTTTAATGTAATAGAAG aCATGAAGGGCAAGATCAGAGTTTACTGTCGACTAAGACCTCTTAGTGAAAAAGAGATTgttgagaaagaaagagaagttcTTACTGCAGTTGATGAATTTACTGTTGAATACCCATGGAAAGATGAAAAACTGAAGCAGTACATATATGACCGAGTTTTTGATGCTAATGCAACTCAAGAAAGCGTATTTGAGGATACAAAG TATTTGGTGCAATCTGCTGTAGATGGTTATAATGTTTGCATATTTGCTTATGGTCAAACTGGATCTGGAAAGACATTTACAATCTATGGATCGGACATCAACCCTGGGCTTACTCCTCGTGCAATTGCAGAACTTTTCAGAATTTTAAGAAGAGATAATAACAAGTATTCTTTTTCCTTGAAG GCATACATGGTGGAGTTGTATCAGGATACCCTTATAGATCTGTTGTTACCAAAGAATGGAAAGCCTTTAAAATTGGATATCAAGAAGGATTCAACG GGAATGGTAGTTGTGGAAAATGTGACAGTTATGTCTATTTCTACAATTGAAGAATTGAATAGTATAATACAAAGAGGATCTGAACGGCGACATATATCAGGAACCCAAATGAATGATGAAAGTTCAAGATCTCATCTCATTCTATCAATTGTAATTGAAAGTACCAACCTTCAAAGTCAGTCAGTTGCAAAAGGAAAg CTAAGTTTTGTGGATCTTGCTGGTTCAGAAAGAGTGAAAAAGTCAGGTTCTACCGGGAGTCAGCTTAAGGAAGCTCAGAGCATTAACAAGTCATTATCAGCACTTGGAGATGTTATTAGCTCTTTGTCTTCTGGTGGTCAACACACACCATACAGGAATCACAAATTAACCATGTTAATGAGTGATTCACTTGGTGGTAATGCCAAAACTCTCATGTTTGTGAATGTTTCTCCCGCAGAATCAAATTTGGATGAGACAAATAACTCTCTCAT GTATGCCTCACGAGTGAGATCCATTGTGAATGACCCCAACAAAAATGTTTCCTCAAAAGAGGTAGCACGGCTGAAGAAGTTGGTTGCATATTGGAAACAACAAGCTGGTAGAACACTTGAGTATGATGATTtagaagaaattcaagatgAAAGACCAACTAAAGAGAATGGTAATGGCAATAGGTAA